A window from Leptothermofonsia sichuanensis E412 encodes these proteins:
- a CDS encoding Tab2/Atab2 family RNA-binding protein gives MPDIPYPVNMTIWEVDFYRRPLRDENGEPLWELLICDTADSFRHNAFCPQAQAGREWLVTRLEDLVVSGLALPETIRVFRPQAFNLLQAACMVLGITAEPTRHTPILKRWLEEHAREYPALPNYTGEPYHPLALEQPPPVPLPEKLWGDRWGFTHLPAADLVEAFRDRPIPILVMPEFLFPINLNLASTVPIPGVVITAGRRSMSLARWLQEARPVSLNYIAGAPDGLILEAGLSDRWVVVTFADAAVRASAQTFESRKQQSHGLHFLLVQPDDSGMTYSGFWLLKQD, from the coding sequence GTGCCCGATATCCCGTACCCCGTCAACATGACTATCTGGGAAGTTGATTTTTATCGCCGTCCCCTGCGGGATGAGAATGGCGAGCCACTTTGGGAACTCCTGATCTGCGATACAGCAGATAGTTTTCGACATAATGCATTCTGTCCCCAGGCTCAAGCAGGGCGGGAGTGGCTGGTGACTCGCCTGGAAGATCTGGTGGTTTCGGGACTCGCTTTGCCAGAGACAATTCGAGTCTTTCGTCCGCAGGCATTCAATTTGCTTCAGGCTGCCTGCATGGTGTTAGGAATTACCGCTGAACCAACGCGCCATACTCCAATCTTGAAGCGCTGGTTAGAGGAGCATGCCCGGGAATATCCAGCGTTGCCCAACTATACGGGGGAACCCTATCACCCCCTGGCGTTAGAGCAACCACCGCCAGTTCCCCTCCCTGAGAAGCTGTGGGGCGATCGCTGGGGGTTTACCCATCTTCCGGCTGCTGACTTGGTGGAGGCTTTTCGCGATCGCCCGATTCCCATTCTGGTCATGCCAGAATTTCTATTCCCGATCAATCTCAACCTGGCTTCGACTGTTCCAATTCCAGGGGTGGTGATTACAGCAGGACGGCGTTCCATGTCCCTGGCTCGCTGGCTCCAGGAGGCTCGCCCGGTTTCGTTGAACTATATAGCGGGTGCCCCCGATGGGCTGATTTTGGAAGCCGGACTCAGCGATCGCTGGGTGGTTGTGACGTTTGCAGATGCCGCTGTCAGAGCATCGGCACAAACCTTTGAAAGTCGCAAACAACAAAGTCATGGGCTTCATTTTCTGCTGGTTCAGCCAGATGATTCTGGTATGACCTACAGTGGCTTCTGGCTGCTGAAACAGGATTGA